AATTATCTAGCTATTTTGGGTCGGGCCTAAGAAGACTTTTCTCGGGAATGATGCTGAGCCGTGTGAGCGGGCTGGGGCGGGACCTGGTCATGGCCTATTCTTTTGGGGACCATCCGTCGGTGGCCGCTTTTATTGTCGCTTTTAGGTTTGCGAATGTATTGAGACGCTTTTTTGGTGAGGGCCCTCTGCAGTCAGCATTCATTCCACAGTTTGAGGGGCTAGAGAGGCGTGCAGGGGAGGCGTTTTTCCGGAAACTGTGTGTGGTGGTCGGGCTGGTTGTCTTGTGTGCGATTGGACTGGGCGAGCTGCTATTGGGCAAGGGGGAAATCGCCCGGTTGACGGGGTGGATGCTCCCTGCTCTTTTCTTTGTCGCTTTATATGGCCTGAATATCTCGCTACTGCAGTGCAGAAATAAGTTTTTTGTTTCGAGCATGGCTCCCGTTTTGTGCAACACCTGTTGGATGATTGGTGCTTGGATGGTGCGGAACTGGGAGATGGAAAGGGCGATGGTCGGTCTCGCTCAGTGGGTGTTGGGGGGCTTTGTCCTTCAATGGCTCGTGACGGCTGTCCAGCTGCGGCTGGAGATCGGACGGGGTCGGTGGCTTGGGGGTGGCTTATTTGATGGCGAGATGTGGAGACTGGGGCGAACGTTTAGCTTGGGCGCAATCGGGGTGGGCGCTGCTCAGATTAACTCGTTTTTGGATGCTGTTTTTGCTCGGTTTGCTCACGTAAGTGGTCCTGTCTACTTGTGGTATGCGAGTAAGTTCCAGCAGCTGGCTCTGGCTCTTTTCGGTATTGCGGCTGTGAATACGTTGGTGCCGGTGTTGTCTCGGGCGATTAAGGGGGGCGATCGGGAAGAGGGGGAAAGGATCTTTCGCTTTGGATGCCGCAGGGTCCTTGCTGTCATGGTGCCGATGACGGTGGCTATTGGGGTTCTGGGCTACGGGGCTATCGACTGTATCTTCGGGCGGGGAAGCTTTTCTGAGCATGCGGTGGGTCAAACGGCGGCTTGCTTAGGGGTCTATGGCCTGGGCATCGTTCCGG
This genomic stretch from Candidatus Neptunochlamydia vexilliferae harbors:
- a CDS encoding lipid II flippase MurJ; translated protein: MSRQLSSYFGSGLRRLFSGMMLSRVSGLGRDLVMAYSFGDHPSVAAFIVAFRFANVLRRFFGEGPLQSAFIPQFEGLERRAGEAFFRKLCVVVGLVVLCAIGLGELLLGKGEIARLTGWMLPALFFVALYGLNISLLQCRNKFFVSSMAPVLCNTCWMIGAWMVRNWEMERAMVGLAQWVLGGFVLQWLVTAVQLRLEIGRGRWLGGGLFDGEMWRLGRTFSLGAIGVGAAQINSFLDAVFARFAHVSGPVYLWYASKFQQLALALFGIAAVNTLVPVLSRAIKGGDREEGERIFRFGCRRVLAVMVPMTVAIGVLGYGAIDCIFGRGSFSEHAVGQTAACLGVYGLGIVPATLILLYSTVFYAEGNFKTPMLFSVGAVALNIGLNGLFVFGMGLGPIAIALSTSLGIWMNFLGLRGALKGWKTGIAVREMALLIGGSLGAGMLVYGVGPKLVGLGKMGLFLTLGAVFVGCVALFIKRMIGSTKAQVATSILE